One genomic region from Marinobacter szutsaonensis encodes:
- the dsbG gene encoding thiol:disulfide interchange protein DsbG, with product MSTSRLQRLIRGTLLSTTLVATTVQAQDYPPVIQSLEQQGVKVVESFEAPGGMTGYVGEMQGRSLAFYLTPDGNHVIVGTLLDEEGNNLSAASIQELIEGPKFAEAWPKLEESNWVQDGSSDAETIIYTFTDPNCPYCYRFRQQAEPWIEAGKVQLRHILVGILKEDSLTKAATILGSENPEAALHDHQASYQQGGIEVDRKLVSAAHMDVKANNRLMQELGLRATPSTLYKDDDGVVIVQGLPNPQALERMMGPKP from the coding sequence CCTGATCAGGGGCACCCTGCTGTCCACCACCCTTGTCGCAACCACCGTGCAGGCACAGGACTATCCGCCGGTTATCCAGTCATTGGAACAGCAGGGTGTAAAGGTTGTGGAGAGCTTTGAAGCCCCGGGCGGCATGACCGGCTACGTCGGCGAGATGCAGGGGCGGTCGCTGGCCTTTTACCTGACACCGGATGGCAACCACGTGATCGTCGGCACCCTGCTGGATGAAGAAGGGAACAACCTCAGCGCCGCCAGCATCCAGGAGTTGATTGAGGGCCCGAAATTCGCGGAAGCCTGGCCCAAGCTGGAAGAAAGTAACTGGGTACAGGACGGCTCCAGTGATGCAGAGACCATCATCTACACCTTCACCGATCCCAACTGCCCCTATTGCTACCGGTTCCGCCAGCAGGCCGAGCCCTGGATCGAGGCCGGCAAGGTCCAGCTACGCCACATCCTGGTGGGCATTCTGAAAGAAGACAGCCTGACCAAAGCCGCCACGATTCTCGGCAGTGAAAACCCGGAAGCTGCACTGCACGATCACCAGGCCAGCTACCAGCAGGGCGGCATCGAGGTTGACCGCAAGCTGGTAAGCGCGGCCCACATGGACGTCAAAGCCAATAACCGCCTGATGCAGGAGCTGGGTCTCCGCGCCACGCCCAGCACCCTGTACAAAGACGATGATGGCGTGGTGATAGTGCAGGGCCTGCCGAACCCCCAGGCGCTGGAGCGCATGATGGGGCCCAAGCCCTGA